The stretch of DNA AGCCTGGGCCAGGCCCTCGGAAGCAGGATCTCCACTTCTAGTGTCAGAAAGACCACTTGGCACAGAGGCCAGGAAGAGAAACTCCTCTGGCAGACCCACAGTCCTCTGGTTTTCTCCCCTGTAAATAGGGGACAATGACACTGGCCCTGCAGAGTGTTGGTggagtaaatgagataatatgggTATCTCCACCAGCCATGGAGAACAGGGCAGGTCACTGTACCGTATTTTTCCTTGATCATATGCCTCATTCCCAAGACTTGGCTCAGAGCTCAGGGGCGAGAAAGTGGCTATACACACAGACACTGCAGTCAGATACACAGAGCCCCATGCAGAGCTCTGCACTGACCTCTCACTACATGGGGGACTTGTGGCAAGTGATGTCACCTTGcccagcctcagtgtcctcacctgaaAAGTGAGGATGACAATGCAAATTCCCTGGTGTCAAAATGAAACAAGACAGTATATGCAAAGGATGGGGCATGGTACCAAACACAAAGCATTCACCAAACAATGATTATTTCTGTCCCAGTCATTCTCTCGTCCATGATTGGGCTTCCTGGAGGGCAGGAAGCCTACGCTGAGACCGGATGGAACGACACCCGTTAGAGGAAGAGGGTCTAGGGTAGAggcaaggcagaggggagagaatgtgcatttttaacTCTGTTTCATGAAAACATAAGGATTTGACTTAGTTTTGTGGATATTCTATCTTGCACCTTAGTAACTTCATTTACTATCTGTGTAAATTCTGGATTAACTGCCCTTGATTTTCTGGGTAATTGCTGGACATTTGCAAAAAGTGATCgtctttttccttttaccttaTATCCTATTTGAGCGCAGGGAGCTGGACAATCCTAACATTTCTACTACTAAAGTAAGTAAGTCTtcttatttcattcttatttttaagggGAACAAGTCTAGTATTGTCCACTAAGCATAATGAAGATGCTTGGGTGACTGTACATTATATACGTACTGTCTGGACAGTGCCGTCTTCCAAATTTCTATGTCAAGTCCTGGCCTCTGTCTTGGGATCCAGTTCACAGAGCCTGAATGTCATTTGTCCCTTTTCGTGTCACCCTGTGGAACTGGGGCTCAGGGAACCGGCACAAAAATGCTGACACTCTGGCTAGTGCCACCGCTCCGAGTAGTAACCTATCCTTCACCTCTAACCCAGGAGACTCATGTCTTCTACCAGCATCCATGAAATTGCGGCAACCTAACTTGTAGCTTACAGGATGGGTAAGATCTCAGAATATTCCCAATTCTAGACATTTCTGCCTCTACTATGTCTTCTTTAGCTCCATCCACCATCCTTTCTTTCTTGAACTCATGCAACTACCTTCTACCCAGCTGTCACACTCCCCTTCTTGCTCCCCTACAACCttttctccacacagcagccagagtgacctTTTACAGGTGAAACATacaaggtctgcctggaaaaagtccagccattgttaatataacaataaCAGTGTGCACGACATCAAtgacctgacagccaaggagggtggactagAATGCGCAtccatgaacaatgacaacttcactgtattatttattgagggggcagtagatgctgttgagtgagcatgtgtactgtgtggccatcccattcaaaatgactgagcaagtagagcaacgaatctgtatcaaattttgtgttaagcttgaacattcctccacagaaactatttggataatacAGAAGGCTTTCATGAATGATGTAGTTAAGTGTAGTACCAATAAAAATGTCGTACAAACAcctcaaagatggttgagaatctgttaaaagtgacccacattctggaaggcctgcaacaagcagaccacctgagaatgttgaacgtgttcaggctgcaatcaacaaagattggcaactgacagtgtgagaactagaagctgatctggggattccaaaaactactgtgtctgagattttgattcaagatcttggcatgaaatgtgtcatggcaaaattcattccactgcttctgctaccagagcaaaaGGAATATCGCGCTGCAGTTGCTAATggcttgattcaaaccactaccagtGAACCGGATTTCCTCAAGGTCATAACcggagatgaattgtgggtctgTGGCTATGAgctggaaacaaaggcccaggcgtcccaatggaagttgccaAGTTCTCCATGCCTGAAAAAGGTGTGGCAAAgctgcagcaagatcaagaccatgttaactgtgttttttgatttggAAGGTGTTGTCTATCACGAGTAtgtccctccaggccaaacaattaataaggagcaCTATCTCAAGGTTCTTCCCAGTTGAGAAATGTAATATGATGAAAAtgcccatagctatgggcaactagtgattggcagctccatcacgacaacatgcccgctcatgtatcatgtctcgggcagagttttttggtgaagcatCAAAACCACTCAGATGACTctgccctcctacagcccagatttagcaccctgaaacttctggcttttcccaaaactaaaatcactttagaaagggaagagatttcagtccgttgatgagattcaggaaaatgtgactgggcagctgatggagGTTCCAAGAAAAGATTTTGCAGgatgttttgaacagtggaagagacactgggagaactgtgtgaggtcccaaggtgcctactacaaaggggactgagacatcattgttctctgtacactgtttcttgtatcttgtattttcttcaataaatgtctcttttttataatgcatggctggatacttcctggacagaaCTTGTAGCTCACATTAGCCACCTCTCTCCCCCGGACTCAATAATCTTGACTTTTGTGAGTCGCTTAACATCTCATCTTCCCCAGCTCTTAGCAAGCCTGGCTCCTGTATCATCCTGGCCTCAAATTAAGTATCGTCTTCTCAGCGAGGCCTTCCCTGACCGATCTAAGGAATGACCCATCCCATTACGTGTCCTTgttttactgttttccacagcacttCCCAGTGTCTTAAATTAAATGgcacatttgtttatttgtgtgcTGTCTCGTCTCCTGCAGGAAAGCAGAGACCTTGTCATCTTGTTCACGACTGTATTCCCAGTTCCTGGACTGATGTCTAGCATATCAGTATTTGATACAcattagttgaatgaatgaatgaatgaatgagaaatacTGACTCAGTAGGGAGGATGGTATCTGTGCCCCTAGTACCACCACATTAACATTCTCCAAGAGATCTGGAGGGCCATCCGGTCCCACTGCAAATCAGCCCTTCATGCTGGGGAGGCCTCGCTCTGCTGAGTAAACCGAGCCTGGAGCCAGTCCCCGGGCTCAGGACAACTCCAGGCCCAGGGGCAGCGGACAGCAGAGAAGCAATGAGAACACCCTACTCACTCACCGGACACTGTTGATGTCTGATTCATGTGTCTCAAAGGCCTGCACGCACTGGCCGGAGCGCATGTCCCACACCATGGCTTTCTTGTCACATCCCTACAAATGCAAAGTTACCCAGAGTCACGGGTGCTGCAAGGACTGTCTACAGACAGGCGTGAGTTCCAGTCATGTGACACGGACCGTTTATGTCCCACTAGTAAAGGGCTGACAACATGCTATTCAGAGACTAGCTTTACCTAAGGCCGCTTTCCTCGACTGCTGAGCCCTTAGAAGGCCGAAGTGGGAGGGGAACGAGGGAGGACCCCGCTGCCTCCGGTAGTGTGTTTTCTTACTTAGCTGCTTTCTGAGGGGCTACAAACCTTCTGGAGTCTACTTCTTACCTTCCCATGGGCATCGCCATctcttcattttcccctttccttcctccttccttttcatctctgcctctctaagcccagaggggagggcaggcagacaGTGGCTGCTGGGTGGGACCTCCCAGCTTTTTCTCAGGTGTCTGGGGCGGCCCTGGGCACAGGGGGTGCTGTGGGTGCCCTGGGGCCATCTGCACTCAGCAGCATGCCCGGCTGGGAGTCAGCTAAGTAGGAGCCCAGGCACAGGCCTGCCAGCAGTTAACTGGCTGCCTGGGCAGTCGCCTCCCTGGACTTCCAGCCCAAGACCTGTACAAacccagagattcatgaaaatgaGAACCTCATGTTATACTCTCGTGGTTCTAGGAGCATTTTGGTAAGTTCCTGCAGAGCAGTCCTGTCGTCATGCTTGGGGACTATGATGTGGACTCTCACTTGTCAAATGGAAGTCGTGGCTTAAAACCGGTGCTCAAACTGTTGGCTGCATctcagaggaaagagggggaTGACGAGGTGCCACGACCGACATCTCAGAGAGACCTGCTGTAAGGTCAGCGCTCTGAGCGTCTTTACTACGAGTGTGGGCAAAGGAACCGGGAGTGTCTCCTGACCCTCAGAGGACACCAAATCACATGGAGTTAGTGCTCTGTATGAGACAGTGTGACCCATGATGACACTGACTGTGTGAGTGAACAGTGCAGCTCAGGAGATAAATAGTTACACGAAAGCACAAGAATGAAACATTTACACATACGGCCAAGTACCCCAGAACAAAATTGCGGCCCCTGCTATTCAGAGGACAGACAGCCCTTGTCTGACGCCCAGAAATGAGACGTGGACCGCTCAGAGCAAAGGGCCCCTCTGTCTTCTTGCTGCAGACACTGTCTGACGGTGTGTGCGTGACCGGCCTCCCTCACCACCCTCCTGACTGACCGGGGTCAGGTCAGCCAGCTTCGTTCTCCACTTTCATTCCCACCTGCCCACAAAAATGCTTCCCCTACCATCTGTATAACACAGTGTAAACTCTCCCACCTACTGTTCCTGATAtcctgagggaggggaggcaagCACTGCTGTGCATTACGCACAGGTTACAGATGACAAAATTTAGAGTCAGATATCCGGACTCTCAGTCAGGTGCTCCTGTGTCACTGTGGCTTATCTGCCCAACACTGAGCTTTCCAACACCCTGTTCCCTATGCCCTGGGGTGGCACAGGGATGGtggctggcaggggtggggcaggagtgtCCCACCAGTCCCAAGACCCTGAACACAGTGCTGCCTTGCCTCAGCAGCCGTCTGACCAGCTGGGGGCCCTTGTGGCCATTTCTAATGCCATCAGATTCTAACTCTGCTATTTGTTTGAGGAATGACATTTTTAGATGTGGTAGATATTAGTACCCTGAAGAACAGCAGTCAAACAGGAAAACACTCCAAATCCCTCTGTAGACCACTGAAGGTCAAGGGCAGAAAGGGAGGCCCTCACAGCCCAGCACTGTCACCATCCTTAAAGCACCACCGTGGCTGCAGGagctggggagcagtggggagctGAGGCGCTCCTGCAACCCCTTCTAGAGGGACACATCCCATCCAGTCCCAGGAAGTGCCACGAATGGCCCCCACAAGCCCCCTGGTGGAGAAAGGACCCTCAACATTTTCCTCAGGTCTTTACCCCAGACACGAAGGTGTTCCCCGTTTCCGAGGGGGCCAGGTCCAAGCAGAGCACGTCGGCCCCGTGCCCGTGGAAGCTCTGCAGCAGCTGCCCGCTCTCCACGTCCCACAGGGCACACGTCCCATCGCCGCTCGCCGTCAGGATCTGCCGCAGGAAAGGACAGGAAGAGCACTGTTGTCAGGATCTCAGCTCTGTCGGGGCAAGTCCGTCAGGGAAAGGAAGGCTCCTTAAACACACGGACACACACCTCACTACACCCGGGTTCGGGTGCAGTAGTGTTTCTCCCATACTGAGCAAGAAGTCCATGTCTGATACCCTGATGCTCAGCTGTGTTTCCGTCCCTGTCCTCCTCCAGGGTCTGAGATCCATGAGGTCTCCCTGTAGCGCCTGTGGGACCACGCCTGCCTGGCACGCAGGACGTGCCCGGGAGCCTCTGCTGAACAGAATCTCAACTGGCTCCCACCAGCAGCCACGCCCACTGCTGTGCATGCCAGAGGcgtgaagtgcttctcagactgaCTGAGCACCCCAGTCACCCGGCTGCTGGCTAATTTGGAGTTGGGGTGAGTCCTGAGGTTCTATAGTTCTCACAAACTCCCAGGTGGTACCGATGCCGGTCACTGGACCCCATGTGGGGAAGCAAGGGCTAAGGCAGCATTTTGTTGGCCACGTTCTCCTATTGCCGCTTCTCCCCAGACCAGGGAGCTGCCCAGAGGCTCTCCAGGGCCACAGACATGCGCTGACACTCAtgcacacacgcatacacacagcGCCAgcagcacctgctgtgtgccaatGGTGTCCAGGCCCTCTGCTGGGCATTATGATCGGCAGAAAGATTGGACCTTGGTCTCTACTCTCCTGGGCTCACTCAGTTTAACAGGATTGGCAGTAAAACCTGAAACCAACCTACTTCCATGTCCCCGTGTCAATCAGTTCTGGGACCAGGTACATTTTGCTTGTTCCACACTAAACAATACTGCAGCCAAGTAAAAATAACCTACCGACTAGCAAGAGTAACAGCTTGCTCATCAAGACTGGCTTTAAGACCCTTGCCTTGCTGGGCTCACCAATCCAAAGCTATTATGTCATCAGCCAGTTTCCCACAGTGACAGATCCACCTTAAAATCACCCAGCCCAGTCCCCGAAACCCTCCAAGTATCCTTCCCTGATTTCTCCACTTTGGGACACTCTAGAGATTCTCAAGTTGGGGTTCTCTCCCTCACTGCAGTAGGTCTAAGCATTGTTGAATGGCGAGTTTTTCTGATGGTCTTATAGACAAGACAATGACACCTAGGACAGAGTGTGAGAAGTACTGAGACACaggcaggcccaggggaggggcagcagacACACTTGGGCAACATCTGAGCTGGTCTCAGAGGGTGGGCGAGAgctggtgggggaaggagggagcgcCCTGTCTCTGCACTCAGTGAAAGGCGAACCTGTGCAGGGTGAAGACCAGGGCCTGCGGACAACAAGAAGCTATGGGAAGCTTCCCAGCAGAATGATAAGATCAAGGgtatattttcagaaaatctgTCAGGTCAGTGCAGCTATCCCTCGGCAGCCTTTGTAGAGCTTTCAAGTAAAAGACTGGCCCACACCAGGAGAGGAATGCTGGGGTGCCTGGGGCAGGCACGGGACCGAGCCCATGTGTGTGAGGCCTGGCCTCTGGCTGAGCATACCCCCGTGGGGTTGGGGGAAGACAGCAGGATCCAGGGTTGATGGGCTCAGACACCCAGCTGCCTGCGCTGCAGCATCCTGGAGCCAGCCTGGTCACGAGATGCCATGGAGGAAACCACAGGCCACAGCAGAacctccctgtgccccaccttccAGCGGCTCCCAGGGCCTGGATGAGGTGATAAGACGGTGCAGGAAGTGGCTCTTGCAATGTTAAGTGCCCACAACAGACAGCCCTCAGTGGCTGATAATTACTAAGGgctgaggaaagaaaacaggaatcaGGCCTTAAGGATGGCTAGCATGCAATGTACCCGCTGACCTCTGCACCTCCAATTTCCATGGGCTGGTGGTCTTCTCCGccctccatccctctccctcctgtccagtttctccccttctctctcgcATGCCACTCCTAGCACTTACAAAGACTCTCCTTTCTTCTGCAGGGAGGGAACACATTACAAAGCGGGGACCCTGCTCCCCCACTGGCCTTGTGTTGACCGGCTGCACTGTCTCGGCATGGGTTACTTGCTGGGAAGCCTAGGGAGGCCTAGGACCTTTTCCCAGCTGGTGAAGATTGAGGCCACTTTGGAGCCTCTTCCTGGAGAAAGAGCTGGGTGAGTTCCGGAGCTCTCAGGCTTCTTGGGCCTAGTCCCCAAGGTCCTCCTCAGAGTCCCCACTGAGGGGTGGCTCTCAAGTTTGGGGCATTCCTAAGGCTGCAAAGCCCCCGCAGTGTTGGCTTCCCTCAAGTGTGCATCCGACCGGGTGAGCAAGGCTGATAAAGTAGCTCATGCACATGCAAGACTTTGATGGCATCTTAATTTGGGTACTTGTATTTGTAATGTGCTGTGGGTTCCTCCGGGCTCTGCAGGCTCACGCCCACTAGTGTCCGCCCCATGCCCACTAGTGTCTGCCCCACACCCACTAGTGCCCACCCCACGCCATTCCTGCCCTGATACTGGTGAAGGGTCAATGACCTCCGATCTTTTCTGGGACGCTTTAAATGATTACCACAGACTAACTCGTCAAGCGAACTaatgaatagtttttaaaagtgaaaaataaatctttaatatcttaacaatattgttgTGATCTTCATTATAATGTAAGTACAAGTAAACTTTAAAGACCAAACATTCATGAGCAGAAATGCACTGGACAGACCCTCTGACTCGGTGTCCCTCGTTTACTCAGGAGCGTGAAGAACGTGCAGGTTCAACGCCGCCATCTCACACCAGCCGCGTGAGGTTCTTTCTCACCCCGCCTCCCACAGGTGCGAGGAAGCTTAGGGTTCATTAGTTATTAGTGCCCAAGCCAGGCCATGCATCTGAATCTTtctgctaatattaatcatgaaACAGTAAGAGCCAACACTTACTGATAATTTATCAGAGACTGTATGTACTAAGTATCTACATGAGTCACCTGATTTAATTCCCAGAAAACCGTATTACAGAGGAATTTATTACCATCCTCACTCGCAGGtgagagaaacaaaacacagaacacaACCCATTTAGGACGGACCAGCTAGAATGCGGTGGGCCCAGATTTGGTCCCTGTTGTGTGACCCCGAGCCGAgacctgtgccctgcccagggggccCGTGTAGTCGGCGGGACTTCTCTCCATTCCAGCTGTCTCCTTGTAGCTGCAAGTTGGGAAAAATCCACTTTCCACCTTACAGATGCCCCTTTAATGGCCACCTCCAGCAGGTGGCAACAGAGAGGGTGATGGGTCTCCACCAGATGCCCAACCACCCACTGTCCCTGCAGCCCTTGGTGGCTTCCTTCTTCCAGACTAAGCATTCTCTCTTGCTTTGGCTACTCCTCAGGCTAAAAGGCACCTGGTTCTGGCCACTGCAGCCAGCTGGGGCCACAGTGCCCCCTACTGTACAGGTCTGCAAGGCTCCTGGCCTCAAAGACCAGGTGTCAACACTATACTTCAAGTCTGAACAATCCCCTTGTCAGCAATTAAAAAACGACCCAGCCTCCTGGTCTCCCTGCCACCAGCCTCCCTTGCTGACACGAGTCAGCTGAAGCCAGAGTGGGCCACGGAAGGATTTAATCTGACTCAGAGAAGTTCCTCCTTAAAACAAACCCAAATATGAGCAGCCCCTGCATGGCTGCCCTCCGTCTGCAGGGCATTTGGGGCGCCCCCTTCCCAGGCTGCTTCCCACTGTGCTCCCCTCACACCTCACTGGCAACACCCGTGCCCTCCGAGGCCAGCCCAGACCACTCCACCAAGTTTGTGACCACGCCTCCTGCTCCGAGCTCCCAGCCTTCCCCGCCCTGCAGTCACGGCTGGTTTCCACGAAGGTCCCTATGGGCAGAGACTGTGTACGCTTCCAGTCCCAGAGCCAGGTAGTATCTGGCAACGTGGGCGGCGGACACCTAGGAAGGTGTGCTGAATAGACGTGGATAAATAAACTACGGTATGCTTTCACAACTTATTAAGAAATATGGTCCAGGTGTTAAAGTACTGTTTTTACTTGGGGTTTACTCAAAGTGGGGCGCAGATTTACTCTCTAAAGCTTCTTCTTTTTGCATCTGTTAAAACAGGAGCATCAAGGAGATTCAGAGAGGTGTGTAAAGTGCTCAACTGTGAAGCTCAGCGGCTCGGTGAGGTTCTACACACATACGTACACTGGAGCCACAGTTCAGACTGGGAGAGGGGAATGCCCACCACCCCAGCAGGCCCCCTGACCCACCCCCGACAAGTCAGTTAGAGAAGATGTTCAGTAGGGAACGTAGTTTATCTCAACTCCATCTGTAGCCAAGAGCCCTGACTTCCCGCATTTCTGattttactactactactaacCGAAGAGAACAATAGGAACTTCCTCTCGAGCACCCCTCCTGTTAAAAGGAACACTGGAAAAGCTTCCTGTATTCCCCGAGTTGTCTGCCATGTAACCTGCCCTCCGGCAGGCTGGCCCCCGGGAGGGCCCCTTGCGTACCTGCATGTCGGAGTTGGTGAAGCTGCAGGCCGACAGGTAGTTGGTGTGCATTGCAACAGACTTCTTCTTGGCggccatgttttcatttttgtcgAACGTCAGAGGGTACACGGAACACTTATTATCTAAGCCACTAGCATGGAGAGAAAGAAGTGTCAGGTGTTGAGACAGGCCAAGAGAGTGCGCACGTGCACGCTTCCTCGGAGTCTCGCGCTGTGGCTGGGAAGGGGTGATGCTGGCTGCGACTCCACGGTTCTTAGACGTGAAGTCACTAAATCGAAGGTTACCAAGTTTTCAAAGTTTCTGATACACATCACCAACGTGCTTTCCAAAATGTCTGCGCCAATTTATAGCCCTCACCACCAGCATTGGAGAGTGAGGGGAATATGTTTAAAGCTTATGCTACTGTCAGTCGGTAATGAAAATAACTATGAAAGTgatttttgtgcctttttttctttaacaaagttCAGAGAGGAATGTAACACCCTGCTtaacaagcaaacaacaaaaatcacACGTTCTTGTTTGCTTGCATGTTTTTGCCCATGCAACGGTATTTGCAGCTAAAGGGGAATCTGAAAAGCTGCCGTAGGCCCTGCTTACCCACACGCAATGGCGCATCCCGACGGGGCGTACGCACACGCCATCACCCACGTGCAGGGCATGGTGACCGCGTGCTCCTGAAACACAGGGCGAACCGTTCACGGTAAGCGAGGACGGCTTCTGCACAAACATCTCAACATGCAATTTAAACAGAGTCACTGGCGATCTCACTGAATCACATTACAGCTTCAAAGGCAGTGGAGTGGGGTAACAATTAGCTTCAGACCGACAAGAAGACCCACTCAGCCCCATACATACAGTCAACcaaatgttttatcatttattctaaaagttaaaaaCCTCAACTAGCAAAAAAATTCcttaatgttttacttttttcttaatgttataccccctcccctgccccctgttCTTCTGAATGAATACTGGGGCTCCTTTTCTTTGAAAGTTCATCCAAATTTCAGTTCCAATATATATACATCGCCTTATCTACTCTGATTCcccctattttcaaaatatattcttgaATGACACTTTACAGGTATATTGTAAGTTTGTTTACTTGTGAGTATACAGAGCCTCTGTCCACTATGGGTCCTAAAACCATTCCTGGGAAGgcatgggtgggggcagggagggtgatCTCTGGGATGAGAGAGAGCCTGTAAAATGGAAGCATAAAGAACCAGGCCTAACAGTCCCCAGCTTCCGGGTGGTGGTCGAGCCACCCACGTCCTGCTGCGTGCAGATAAGCAAACAACAAAGCCACCATCCCATACTTTGGGTCCAACACCAACAAGAAGTGCAACCCTTGCAAACCAGCCATTATACGCACTCAGCCTCACTCTCCGTCTCTAAAGGGAGGGAATAGGGCCAGATTTGCACAGGACACTCAAGTGTCGCTGGTGTGagtctgtctctctgtgtttgtggGGAAATATGGGCTCCTTAACTGCCTGTCAAAAATTCCATTGTCACTCACAATCTTTCCGAGGCCAAGAATAACCTATTGCCCTCCAGCAAATGAGGTGGGCTGGCCACTCCCTTGGCACAGGGCGTCCAGGCCCCTTTCCTTACAAGTAATAGCTATGTTCCCTGCTAGGGGCCACTTGTGGTGACTCCACAGCTCCCTGGAAATCATGCAGCGTGTGTTCTATGCCACATTAAGGCATAAATAGAAGCAACAAAACCCTTCATACTGCCTAGGAGTGCTGGGAGAGGCACAGTCTTCCAGGGAGGTAGGTGATGTGTAACAAAGCTCTTTGCAAACAGTTGTCATTTTTACCATTGCCCAGGGGCCTCACCATTAGGGACCTGCTCCCTGCAAGGAGGTTCTGCGTCCTGGCTTGATCAGGCCACGCCACAGCTGCCTACCACTTACTCAACGCATTCAGTAATGCAGAATACTGACACTGCTCAATTTGTGACATATACAgatctttttgtttaatttaatttattatttattttatcctcattcAAGGACATTtcctcattgctttttagagtgacagaagggagatagggagagagagaagcattgatgtgagagagagaaatcaattcaTTGCCTCCCATTCACACCTGGACctgggattgaactcacaacccttcggttacaggacgatgctccaaccaactgagccacactggccagggccaagtcTCCTTTTTAATATCATGAAAAGGAAGACTTTCTTTCAAAGTAAATATTGGAATCCATATTTAATACACAATACCCATTATTGTAAATGCCAACATGATGTAGGCATGAACACATCTACACAGagatttcagtttttctctttggtAAAAAGTCTAAATTTAGGTCTAATTTGGAGCCATGCACACTCAGCCCAGAGCTGCAAGGGGCTCAGACTCCACAGTGTCCCCAACAGTGCAGGTCAACCCCCTGCAGCCTCAGCTTCACCCACCGTTTGCTCACGTCCACAGCACTTTGGAGTCTGGGCAAAGTCAGGGGGTAAAGAAAGCTGGGGATATGGGTGCCTCTTATCACCACTCAGAGGAAGGATACACGCAGTTGCCTGTGTGAATGGGACCAGTTCTCCGGGCTGTGCCCTTTCCTGTCTTAGTATGTTCCATGGTGGCTCTGCATGCTCTTCTGTGGGCTGCTGGGCTGTCTTAACACAGATGGGCTTTTGTGGGGTTTTCATTTCCAGGCAGGCTCCCCGAGAGGAAATGAGGACAGGCCTAGGGGGCTGGACCCAAGCACCTTTAAACTAGGATGGGGTTCTGCAGTGTCTCAGGGTGCTGGGGGCAACACCTTACCTTGTTAGTTGTGAAGGAATCCCACACGATCACCTTCCCGTCCTGGAGGGAAAAGAGCAGACTGTTCAGGAGGGGTCAGCAAGCCCGCTGTCACTGTGACAGTCTGCAGCCCATAGTCATCTAGTTGTAGTACGAACCCACGGGGGATACATCCAGGAGCTCTGGACCCTGTGACACAGTCACCCGTGCAGACGTGGTGTGGGGTGTCCCCCGGCCCGAGGCTCTGGGTGACAGTGGCAGAGGATGGCTGAGCTGACTTCCTTCAGTGCATGGGTCCCCCAGGCACCCTCAGAGATGGTGAACCTGCAGCCTCTAGAGCAGGCCTGATTTTTTATAAATCACTCAAGCCATCTGGAGCCAAGTCTGGTGACTGAGGTGACTGCGGAAAGGTGCAGGGAGGCGGGTAATGCCGCTTGGGGACACGAGCAAGGTCTGACTATCTAAAG from Phyllostomus discolor isolate MPI-MPIP mPhyDis1 chromosome 1, mPhyDis1.pri.v3, whole genome shotgun sequence encodes:
- the GNB5 gene encoding guanine nucleotide-binding protein subunit beta-5 isoform X4, with translation MCDQTFLVNVFGSCDKCFKQRALRPVFKKSQQLSYCSACAEIDGKVIVWDSFTTNKEHAVTMPCTWVMACAYAPSGCAIACGGLDNKCSVYPLTFDKNENMAAKKKSVAMHTNYLSACSFTNSDMQILTASGDGTCALWDVESGQLLQSFHGHGADVLCLDLAPSETGNTFVSGGCDKKAMVWDMRSGQCVQAFETHESDINSVRYYPSGDAFASGSDDATCRLYDLRADREVAIYSKESIIFGASSVDFSLSGRLLFAGYNDYTINVWDVLKGSRVSILFGHENRVSTLRVSPDGTAFCSGSWDHTLRVWA